AACACTTATGGATAGAAACCTCATAAAGATTATTGGCAGAAAAGAATTACCGGGCAGGCCGGTGGTCTATGGCAGTACAAAGGAATTTCTTGAGGTCTTTGATTTAAAAGACCTTGCATGTCTGCCTACATTAAAAGAGATTATTACAGCGCAGGAGGAAGAGATTGCAGGAGAGACTACAGAAGATAATAGCGCGAGCAGGGATAGCGTCCAGGCGCAAGGCAGAGGAGATGATCATGGAGGGGCTGGTCACGGTCAACCGTCAGGTGGTGACGGAACTGGGGACCAAGGCTGACCCTGAAAAGGACAGGATTACTGTTGACGGAAGGCTACTCTCTCATGCGCAGGAAAAGAGCGAAAAGGTTTATATCCTGCTCAATAAGCCTAAGGGTTATATAAGCACGGTTTCAGACCCGCAGGGAAGGCCAACAGTAATTGACCTTGTGAAAAAGATAAAGACAAGGATGTTTCCTGTCGGCAGGCTGGACTATGACGCAGAAGGGGCGCTGCTCTTTACCAATGACGGCGAACTCGCCAATAAGTTAATCCATCCAAAATATCATATCCCAAAAAAATATCTGGTAAAGGTCAGCGATGCCCCTGACCAAAAGGACATTGCAAAGCTTAAGAAAGGCATTTATCTTGAAGACGGAAGGACCCTGCCTGCTGAGGCTAAATTTATAAAGTCAACAAAGACAAATTCATGGATAGAACTTACAGTTTATGAAGGAAAAAACAGGCTTGTAAAAAGGATGTGCTTTGCAATAGGCCATTCTGTGCTGAAATTACAGAGAACAGAATTTGCCGGCATAAAATTAGGCAGCCTGAAGCCTGGAGATTTCAGGACGCTTACCATGGATGAGGTTGAAAGGCTGAAGAAAATAGTGTCAGTTTCGTAGGATGGGTGAAGCGAAGCGCACCCATCTGTTGTAAGCTATGAACAAGGGACTATCCAATATCCTTAAAAAAAATTACCGGAAACTCTTCTCTGCCTTCGGCCCCCAGCGCTGGTGGCCTGGAGATACGCAGTTTGAGATTATAGTCGGCGCAATACTCACCCAGAATACAGCGTGGACAAATGTTGAGAAGGCAATACATAACCTAAAAGTGGCAAGGGTCTTACAGCCCATGAAGATGCACGGATTAAGCGAGAAGGAACTTGCAAAACTTATAAGACCGGCAGGCTATTTCAATATAAAGGCAAAGAGGCTCAAGCATTTTCTGAATTATCTTTTTGATAATTACGGCGGCAGGCTTGACCGGATGTTCAGGAAGAGGACGGACGCCCTCCGCCGCGGGCTTCTATCAGTA
Above is a genomic segment from Deltaproteobacteria bacterium containing:
- a CDS encoding pseudouridine synthase: MIARAGIASRRKAEEMIMEGLVTVNRQVVTELGTKADPEKDRITVDGRLLSHAQEKSEKVYILLNKPKGYISTVSDPQGRPTVIDLVKKIKTRMFPVGRLDYDAEGALLFTNDGELANKLIHPKYHIPKKYLVKVSDAPDQKDIAKLKKGIYLEDGRTLPAEAKFIKSTKTNSWIELTVYEGKNRLVKRMCFAIGHSVLKLQRTEFAGIKLGSLKPGDFRTLTMDEVERLKKIVSVS
- a CDS encoding endonuclease III domain-containing protein, which gives rise to MNKGLSNILKKNYRKLFSAFGPQRWWPGDTQFEIIVGAILTQNTAWTNVEKAIHNLKVARVLQPMKMHGLSEKELAKLIRPAGYFNIKAKRLKHFLNYLFDNYGGRLDRMFRKRTDALRRGLLSVNGIGPETADSILLYAGSHPVFVVDAYTKRILSRHMIIKEDAGYDEIQRLFMQNLPHDVNMFNEYHALFVNIGKGFCRNRKPFCSRCPLM